From the genome of Papaver somniferum cultivar HN1 chromosome 2, ASM357369v1, whole genome shotgun sequence, one region includes:
- the LOC113352047 gene encoding nucleolar transcription factor 1-like yields MSLIFCNKIVVTFSSSDYDYSSSSSEEDSKISAAEARAKTDHAKEVINSMPLDDLKVARDKLLKRKSREEIIADYREKRRRIQRKILEAEEKLRSRPDGVALDSDAEEEEPIWEPMERRSRPYPSYREIERLVEADLQAERDEEDYWDAMYRDLDEEKFPSSDSDSEKESEEDSMEDNDDDDDESDDSDD; encoded by the coding sequence ATAGTGGTGACTTTCAGtagcagtgattatgattattctTCTAGCTCTTCTGAAGAGGATTCCAAGATTTCTGCGGCCGAAGCACGTGCCAAGACGGATCATGCTAAGGAGGTAATAAATAGCATGCCTCTCGATGATCTAAAAGTTGCTCGTGATAAGCTTTTGAAGAGGAAATCCAGGGAGGAGATAATAGCTGATTATCGGGAGAAAAGGCGTAGAATTCAGCGGAAAATACTAGAAGCTGAGGAGAAACTCcgatctcgtcctgatggtgtagCCTTAGACTCAGATGCTGAAGAAGAGGAACCTATATGGGAGCCAATGGAACGCAGAAGTAGGCCATATCCATCATACAGGGAGATTGAGCGACTGGTTGAGGCTGATCTCCAAGCTGAACGTGATGAAGAAGACTACTGGGATGCAATGTATAGAGATCTCGATGAGGAAAAATTCCCCAGTTCGGACAGTGATTCCGAGAAAGAGTCTGAAGAGGATTCCATGgaggacaatgatgatgatgacgatgaatcCGACGATTCTGACGATTAG